The Chryseobacterium indicum genome includes a window with the following:
- a CDS encoding AhpC/TSA family protein yields the protein MKIKLVAIALFITISTFAQTTKDSIVISGHLKNNTRFAKVVVQKFGVGSFAIAAVPIKDGKFSITAPANLESGVYRFQYSQSSLTDYIDLIIDGKEKNITFELDVLQPKESRIPVFTASELNKKWYSYQKESNLQLQKIELLNGVLAQYPNPKDKIVTQIEKAAAKEIKDFNKNFKQFCQENQNNWAGAMVQNKPYYFTSPKEDYRLQNFERRAHYWDNVNTNDPKLINSPLYTDRILQYIQYYMNPEMQYGEEEMNEGFKNSVDTIMQKFGTNEETKKFAIKYLQLGFKEIGNESVLQYIDEKYASVLAQCNDANLDKAAFEKRMEGYAAMKIGNQAPDIELKMESEKWKVKSLYEIKTEQTIVVFWASWCLHCMEEMPKLNEWAKQHPNTTVLAISLDEDATAYKNAIRNYPNMVHSCDFKKWESKPIQEYYIVATPTFIMLDKDKKIVGKYVNINQIVE from the coding sequence AGCAATTGCGTTGTTTATCACAATCTCCACATTTGCCCAAACCACGAAAGACAGCATTGTTATTAGTGGGCATTTAAAAAACAACACTCGCTTTGCTAAAGTAGTGGTACAAAAATTTGGCGTAGGCAGTTTTGCTATTGCAGCGGTGCCTATAAAAGACGGAAAATTCAGCATTACAGCCCCTGCAAATTTAGAATCTGGCGTTTATAGATTTCAGTATAGCCAAAGCAGCTTAACCGATTATATAGACCTTATTATTGACGGCAAAGAAAAAAACATAACTTTTGAATTAGATGTTTTGCAACCTAAAGAAAGCAGAATACCTGTTTTTACCGCATCGGAACTAAACAAAAAATGGTACAGTTACCAAAAAGAAAGCAACTTACAGCTCCAAAAAATAGAATTACTAAATGGGGTGCTGGCACAATATCCCAATCCTAAAGACAAAATTGTTACGCAAATAGAAAAAGCAGCAGCCAAGGAAATAAAGGATTTTAATAAAAATTTTAAACAATTTTGCCAAGAAAACCAAAACAACTGGGCGGGTGCAATGGTGCAAAACAAGCCCTACTATTTTACCAGCCCCAAAGAAGATTACCGTTTGCAGAATTTTGAACGCAGAGCGCACTACTGGGATAATGTAAACACCAATGACCCAAAATTGATAAACTCACCCCTCTATACCGATAGAATTTTGCAGTATATACAGTATTATATGAACCCCGAAATGCAGTATGGCGAAGAAGAAATGAATGAAGGGTTTAAAAATAGTGTGGATACCATAATGCAAAAATTTGGCACTAATGAAGAAACCAAAAAATTTGCCATAAAATACTTACAATTGGGTTTTAAAGAAATAGGCAACGAAAGCGTATTGCAATACATAGATGAAAAATATGCTTCTGTTTTAGCACAATGCAACGATGCTAACCTTGACAAAGCCGCCTTTGAAAAGAGAATGGAAGGCTATGCCGCTATGAAAATAGGAAACCAAGCACCGGATATTGAGTTGAAAATGGAAAGTGAAAAGTGGAAAGTAAAAAGTTTGTATGAAATAAAAACCGAGCAAACTATAGTTGTTTTTTGGGCGAGTTGGTGTCTGCATTGTATGGAAGAAATGCCTAAACTAAATGAATGGGCAAAACAACACCCCAACACTACCGTACTTGCCATAAGCCTTGACGAAGACGCTACTGCCTACAAAAACGCAATAAGAAATTATCCCAATATGGTACATAGCTGCGATTTCAAAAAATGGGAAAGCAAACCAATTCAAGAGTATTATATCGTAGCTACTCCTACTTTTATAATGTTGGATAAGGATAAAAAGATAGTCGGTAAATACGTAAACATTAATCAAATAGTAGAATAA
- a CDS encoding IS5 family transposase, with amino-acid sequence MLGKNPEKKPELFRPMLVDFIDHEHELVLLSEKIDWNYFEKEFSPLYSKVGNPSHPIRFMVGCLLLKHLYNLGDETLEKAWIMNPYMQHFCGRVFFEHEFPCDPSNFVHFRKRIGEKGIEKIFAYSVRMHDAKTNTSNFVLSDTTVQENNTSFPTDAKLCKKVIDYCNKIAGNEGIKQRQRYTKVSKQMVRNTYNGKHPKRAKAARKSQRQLKTIAMRLIRELQRNFNAEQQEFYKDLMTLYTKVVTQKRNDADKIYSIHKPFTRCIAKGKAHSQYEFGNKVGLITTANKGKKIILGIKAFLQTPYDGHTIEPLLEQMETGGQKLPKELVYDRGGRGKSEIKGVKISIPSTPRKKDTAYQKQTKRKKFRTRAAIEPIIGHLKTDFRLAKNYFMGETGPQINALLAATAWNMKKMMELLKQKIIFLFYKIQIMLFSNPVFKNKLNSGFC; translated from the coding sequence ATGTTGGGGAAAAATCCAGAAAAGAAGCCAGAATTATTCCGCCCAATGTTGGTGGATTTTATTGACCACGAGCATGAACTTGTTCTACTTTCAGAAAAAATAGATTGGAATTATTTTGAGAAAGAATTTTCGCCCTTGTATTCCAAAGTGGGCAATCCGAGCCATCCGATTCGGTTTATGGTGGGTTGTTTGCTACTGAAACATTTGTATAATTTGGGCGATGAGACGTTGGAAAAAGCCTGGATCATGAATCCTTATATGCAGCATTTTTGTGGCAGGGTTTTCTTTGAACACGAATTTCCTTGTGACCCGAGTAATTTTGTTCATTTCCGAAAAAGAATTGGCGAAAAAGGTATCGAAAAAATCTTTGCCTACAGCGTAAGAATGCACGATGCCAAGACGAACACCTCAAATTTTGTTTTGTCCGATACTACCGTTCAGGAGAATAATACCTCTTTTCCTACCGATGCAAAATTGTGCAAAAAAGTGATTGATTATTGCAACAAAATAGCCGGAAATGAAGGCATAAAACAAAGACAACGCTACACAAAAGTCAGCAAACAAATGGTGCGCAACACCTACAACGGAAAACATCCCAAGCGGGCAAAAGCGGCAAGGAAATCTCAAAGACAGCTCAAAACCATCGCCATGAGACTGATTCGTGAATTGCAACGGAATTTTAATGCAGAACAGCAAGAATTTTATAAAGATTTAATGACATTGTACACCAAGGTTGTCACACAAAAAAGAAACGATGCCGATAAAATTTACAGCATTCACAAGCCTTTTACCCGATGTATTGCCAAAGGAAAAGCGCATAGCCAGTATGAATTTGGGAATAAGGTAGGTTTGATAACCACCGCCAACAAAGGCAAGAAAATTATTCTCGGGATTAAAGCATTTTTGCAAACTCCTTACGATGGTCACACCATAGAACCACTTTTGGAACAGATGGAAACCGGTGGTCAAAAGCTCCCAAAAGAACTCGTTTACGATAGAGGTGGCAGAGGAAAATCAGAAATAAAGGGCGTGAAAATCTCCATCCCAAGCACTCCAAGAAAAAAAGACACTGCTTATCAAAAGCAGACAAAGCGCAAAAAATTTAGAACCAGAGCGGCAATAGAACCTATCATCGGACATTTAAAAACCGATTTTAGGCTGGCAAAAAATTACTTCATGGGAGAAACGGGACCACAAATCAATGCATTACTAGCTGCAACCGCTTGGAACATGAAGAAAATGATGGAACTACTGAAACAGAAAATTATTTTCTTATTTTATAAGATACAAATTATGCTGTTTTCTAATCCTGTTTTTAAAAATAAATTAAATAGTGGGTTTTGTTAA
- a CDS encoding outer membrane beta-barrel protein, translating to MKLTLNFFLIFITILSTNLKAQLDFRRAKFGFILGPNLSQIHHAHNPSSPRYSFFMGAFTRIPVGIFCSCENPIFYIQPQIEYIQTGEKGGKNTLYANNFLSIPIYFKTYPIKYNEQNYLFVQAGPRFSFLVSLSLNHL from the coding sequence ATGAAATTAACATTAAATTTTTTTTTGATTTTTATTACAATCTTATCTACAAATTTAAAAGCTCAACTAGATTTTCGAAGAGCAAAATTTGGTTTTATATTAGGTCCAAATTTATCTCAAATACATCATGCACATAATCCTTCTTCTCCTAGATATTCTTTTTTTATGGGGGCTTTTACTAGGATCCCAGTAGGTATTTTTTGTTCATGCGAAAATCCTATTTTCTATATTCAACCGCAAATAGAATATATTCAAACTGGTGAAAAGGGAGGAAAAAATACACTTTATGCAAATAATTTTTTGAGCATCCCAATATACTTTAAGACTTATCCTATAAAATATAATGAACAAAATTATTTGTTTGTACAAGCAGGGCCAAGATTTTCCTTTTTAGTTAGTCTCTCCTTAAACCACCTATAA